A window of Juglans regia cultivar Chandler chromosome 7, Walnut 2.0, whole genome shotgun sequence contains these coding sequences:
- the LOC108987320 gene encoding amino acid transporter AVT1H-like produces the protein MLKSMRMKISTYIGHLLCLQSSRLQHCSQGSGETVLRGAILDRQWVSSCRVNLEESRSCMSDHTIRPKSNENGIDVEHQADQAANGSFSHVVINMIGMLIGLGQLSIPYAMETGGWTSIFLLIGLGIIAAYSSLLLGKCLDKNPKLTSYKDIAQHAFGTKGKILTSTLIYMEIFMALVSYTISLHDNLITVLAGTHIKVPWTKLSTSHLLTIIAVLIALPSLWLRDLSSVSFLSSGGIVMSLLIFISVAWTAIFGDVKPNHSIPVLHIHNIPRIFGLYIFSYAGHIVFPNLHKEMKDPSRFAKASILSFTLVTALYTALAFMGARLYGPEVNPQITLSMPRHLLLTKIALWATVLTPMTKYALEFAPLAIHLEHKLPVKMSSKLKMIIRGSVGSLLLVLILALALSVPYFEYALSFTGSLVSVGICVIFPCAFYCKICWGQISKPVLMLNFTLIAFGSLLGVLGTISSSKLLVESLQKRAHLA, from the exons ATGTTGAAAAGTATGCGGATGAAGATATCAACATACATTGGGCACTTATTGTGCCTCCAATCCAGTCGTCTCCAGCATTGTAGCCAAGGTTCGGGTGAGACAGTACTGCGTGGGGCAATCTTGGATCGGCAGTGGGTGAGCAGCTGCCGCGTTAATTTAGAGGAAAGCAGGTCTTGCATGTCTGACCACACCATCAGGCCGAAGTCAAATGAAAATGGCATAGACGTGGAGCACCAGGCAGATCAGGCGGCTAATGGTTCTTTTTCTCATGTTGTGATCAATATGATTGGGATGCTTATTG GCTTAGGTCAGTTATCAATTCCATATGCAATGGAAACTGGAGGATGGACCTCAATATTTCTGCTTATAGGACTTGGGATAATAGCCGCATATAGTTCTCTTCTACTTGGAAAGTGTCTTGACAAGAATCCCAAGTTAACAAGCTACAAGGATATTGCTCAACATGCATTTGgaacaaaaggaaaaattttaACTTCAACCCTCATCTACATGGAGATTTTCATGGCACTTGTATCCTACACAATCTCATTACATGACAACCTCATTACAGTACTTGCAGGGACGCATATTAAAGTGCCATGGACTAAACTATCTACATCTCATCTCCTAACCATTATTGCTGTCTTAATAGCGCTGCCTAGTCTGTGGCTGAGAGATCTATCTTCCGTATCTTTCCTCTCCTCAGGCGGTATTGTCATGTcgcttctcatttttatttcagTAGCATGGACTGCCATTTTCGGAGATGTAAAACCCAACCACAGCATACCAGTCCTCCACATTCATAATATTCCCAGAATATTTGGGTTATATATCTTCAGTTATGCAGGACACATTGTTTTTCCTAATTTacataaagaaatgaaagatccATCCAGGTTTGCAAAG GCATCTATTTTGAGCTTCACATTAGTGACAGCGCTTTACACAGCACTAGCATTCATGGGTGCCCGACTGTACGGTCCTGAAGTCAATCCTCAAATCACTCTCAGCATGCCTCGACATCTTCTTTTGACAAAGATTGCATTATGGGCCACTGTGTTGACACCTATGACCAAATATGCGCTCGAATTTGCACCTCTTGCCATTCATCTTGAGCATAAACTTCCTGTGAAAATGAGTTCCAAATTGAAGATGATCATAAGGGGTAGCGTAGGTTCACTTCTACTTGTACTGATACTAGCCCTGGCTCTTTCGGTGCCATATTTTGAGTACGCTCTCAGCTTCACTGGCTCCCTTGTTAGTGTCGGTATTTGCGTAATTTTCCCCTGTGCATTCTACTGCAAGATTTGTTGGGGTCAAATATCGAAGCCTGTTCTGATGCTAAACTTCACCCTCATTGCATTTGGCTCTCTTCTTGGGGTATTGGGAACTATCTCCTCATCAAAGTTACTTGTTGAAAGCCTGCAGAAAAGAGCTCACTTGGCCTAG